The Epinephelus lanceolatus isolate andai-2023 chromosome 12, ASM4190304v1, whole genome shotgun sequence genome segment TTTATTATTACAGTGAGGTTTTTAAGCACTGGAACAAAAATCTCATATATTTAAATGGAGAAGTTGAACTGACAGAAGTGTGTTTTCATAGAGATTGATTTGTCTTGAGTTGCAGTTTTCACATCACGATCAACTGTGACCTTCCCGGGTACAGACCATGCTCACTGTGGCTAGTAAAGACAATACAGTTAATGTGACTTTGCAGACACTGCTCTCCCAAGTCAATGTTATTTACACACCCCAATTCACTCATTTGTCTCATAGAGCTTTACAATCCGTACAACATAAGACACTCCTCTGACTGGATTCAGAAAAAatcttcacacacaaacacacaaaaacaaccctTGGAAATCCTGGATGGATCACTGAACAGGCCTACAGGGCataggcccaggggcccaaactGTCAgggccccctggccttcacctgcaaaatgtagACCAGAAAGGGGCTCAAAAGACAGAACAGAACAAACAATTCAAAAGCAACcaagcaaataaaaataaaagacacaaagagatgcaaaagtactgcaaagagactaaatataaccacaaaaaaaagggaaaaaggccacaaagagatgcaacatGACAAcgaagacacacaaaacaacagaccccccccccccaccaaaagggacacaaaatgactacaaaaagatacaaaacaaccaaaacagaTATAGgagaaccacaaagagacacaaaatgaccaaagagaGAGACAAGAAACGCCCACAAAGAGAAAAGGACCACAAAGAgctataaaaacaacaacaaaaaagaaacagaattaccttaaagagacactgaacaacacaaaaagacacaaaatgatcacaaatagacacaaaatgactgcgaagacatacaaaacaacaaacaaagacacaaaattacccaaaacgagacacaaaatgactacaaagagatacaaaacaaccaaaacggGTGTAGAAAtacaacagacacaaaatgaccaaagaaaGCCACAAAATtattgcaaagagacacaacaaacaaacaaacaatcccaaagcaaccaaacaaaaaaacacacacaaagagacccatgaccacaaagggacacattATGACCACaaatagaaacaaaacaaccaagaaaagacacagaattaccccacagagacacaaaacaatgaaaaatgacacagagtgaccacaaagagacataaagcatccaaaaaagaaatacaattaccttgaagagacacaaaacaacaaaaagacacacaattacCCAAGAGAcaaaaattactacaaagagattcaaaacaacaacaaaaaaaggacacacaaatggacacaaaatgaaagcaaagagacaaaaaatgaccacaaggagacataaaacaatttaaaaaagacacaaagtgaccacaaaaaagaaatttaactacctcaaagagacacgagacaacaaaaaagacacaaaattaccctaAAGTGAtaaaaattactacaaagagatgcaaaacaaaaaaatttgaaacaaagtgaccacaaatagacagaaaatgtccacaaggagacataaaacaacaaaaaagacgaTGAATTACCTCaaggaaatacaaaaaaagaccataaagagacaaagcaattaaaaaagatgcaaaattacctcaaagagacaagaaACAGTAAAAAAGAGCCACAaggaccacaaggagacacaaaacatcagaacaaaagacacaaaatgaccaaagaaaTATACAAAactactgcaaagagacacaaaatgaccacaaggagacatgaaacaacaacaaaaaagacactgaattacctcaaagagacacaaaacaatgataaaaaacacaaactgaccataaagagacataaagcacccaaaacacacacaaaatgacgtcaaagagaaaagaaacaacCAAGAAAAGACAATGAGTtacctaaaagagacacaaaacaaagataaaaaaaaagaccataaaGTGACATAAAGCAAttaaaaaagatgcaaaattacctcaaagagacaaaaataaataaataaaattacctcagagacaaaaatggcaaaaaaagacacaaaatgaccacaaggagacacaaaactacaacttggtgcataacaacaacaaagaaatgcatAACAAAAAAAGAGGCATCGTCACAAAGTCGCTGTGTGTCATGTTCCTATGAGGTGGGGGGGCCTTTTGcgtatctgtgcccaggggcccattgtctcattatCCGCCCATGTTAGAAACAGATGTGAAGAAACATTTGTCTTCTTAAATTTCCCTGTTAAACAATTCAACAGTTCAACAAGACTTTAGAGTCTGTTGAAGAACTCCAGAGAGGTTgggactgtttttgttttcggAGCCGCTTTCGATCCGGGGCAAACAAACGATGTCCAATTCGTCCCTTTTGGGTACACGTAGGCAGCAAGAGGTCCTCCGCTGGTCCTGCTCACTAATAATCTGTTGCTTTGCCTCTGTATGCTGAAGATAAGAGTTTCCCCCGTTTATAAGCCTCAAACTGCGCTGAGTGATGTGATGAAAGCAGTTAATCCCCGCAGGAGAAGCCAGGCAACCTTTGACCTCTGGATATAAATGGTTGAAGATGATGTTGCTCTCAGTATCAAGTGGTTGAAATGACAAGTGTGGGAAACAATCCTGGAATTTATGATCTCTTCATATCACGACCTACTTTCAAGATTTAATTGCTGAAGATAAAAAGATATTTCAAacgttttaattttaaaaacacacatactgtatattctcACAGCTTTGCAGCCGACTGCAGAAACACTACGGCTGTGCAATACTTACACAAacaccaagcacacacacactcacagacacacacacacctcacaggAGAATTGATTGACTATTCTGTCTCAATACATCTCTCCTTCTGTTACTTAGCAACCGGTGCCTGAGAGGATATGGATGCTGGAGAAGTTGTACTCCTGAGCATTTTCACTTGATAAAGAGATATGATTAATGAAAATGTCACCGTCACTGTGAGGAGGGATGACGGGAAGAAATGACGCAGACGTAAAAGAGGGAACGTGGTGTTTTGGATCTTGTTGTTTTCTTACTGTAACGTGTGTCTTAAGTCTCGAGTTAGGTTAGTCCTCAGCTGAAGGAGAGTGAGGATCAATGTGCAGAATATCCTAATTTGATGTTTCAGTGTTGTGCCTGTTGAAGGAGCCGATTAGGTTGTTATGTTTGTATGATTCTTTAGTTGTAAATGCAGcagaacatgtaaaaaaaaaatgcttttgtctcgataaaaactgaaaaaaaaaaaatccctaatTTAACAGTTGTTGCTTTAAATAGAAACAATATCTTAcatgtatttttactttttaatacaGATATTCTTGAGATGTAATtatgttgattttatttccttcaCAGTGTTTAATTCCCTGTTTGCTCTGACTCATTAGACTTTAACAAGGAATATATATTGGTTATAGGGTGTCATCTGGAACAGCTAATAATAGACAGACTGTATTTTCTGACTTTGTAGACACACACTCTTCACTATGCCTgcaacagagacagagtggAGGACATGTCGTGTACGGCAAAGCAAACGTTCAATACAACACTGAGGTGCtgctttataaatataaatgtatctCATGTGTGAGGTTTTACACAAAACACTAGATTTAATAGCTTCTTTTAAAGGATGCACTCGCTGCAGTAAAAGACTTTTAATAGGTTGGATTAACTCTTGGAATCAGAAGAAGGTTATTAGGAATTTGTCTTGATGTTTGGTGTAgattataaatacaaaataaacacaagtagaggaaataaaaataagacaaagtgtcttgtgttttgtaatgactctaaatgtaatgcatttaaaCACATTACTTCCCCAAATACATAAACGTAATCTCACACTGACTGTGTTGATATTTAAAAGGTTTTGAtacaataaataattaaaataaaaaataaaaaatacaaaaagtatttttttaattaatatttttctaaTTACTGCACTGTTGCTCACAAAGCTACATTCAGTCAGTTTGTAGAAAATATCTGTGCAGCTCCAGGATTTATCTCACACTGTAAATTTCTTAATATTTCCTTTGAACTTCCTCTTGCAGCCAGCAATGTatcttatattttgttttttagttttgcaTTTAAATATCTCCTTTAATGTGTCTCATCTCACAGAAAGAAGAACTCAGTATCTTTAGTTATTCTTTTTGTAAAACGTGCAATCAATGCCACATGTTACAGGCTTTGTGATGTTGGCTACAGGCAGCAGATAAGCATATGAGACGCTGCTGTACTTGCACATAAACAAGCTGCATGTGGTGCACTTCAGCACATtttgaggacagagaggaaacatcTAAAATATTTAGATGATGTTAGATCATTTTTTGTCAGGGTTTTTTGGCCTCTGTAAAATGAAGAGGTGGTGAATTTGGCTGACAGGGTGACGATGGATTATTTGAGATATTGAAGGAATCACACACATCTgaatatatagtatatataataGTATACAGTAATATATAATAGTggatatacacacaaaaactgtCCTCTCATTCTGCAGAGATTTAATTTAAAtctaagtaaataaataaattaataaattataaatgCACTGTTATGTTGCTGTAAACACTTGAATAAACATCTTacatatattttacatttacacacGCGCCTATTGTCGTCGACGTGAGAAAACCATGATGTCACAAGTGCAGAAAAATGTGTTGAGCTCACTGCAAACCCAAAATAACACAATCATTATGTGCTGTGTTACTGTAACTGACCCTGAccacaataaaacaattattcgataaaatacaataaataagaATATTTCATTTCCCTCCTCCTCATCGAAACAAGCTCTTTGCTGTGAAGCCCGTCACAGTCACGAGCTAAATTACAGGCCCACGCGGAGATCATCATTatcgggaggaggaggaagcagaaGTTTTTAATGGCCTTTTACTCaataagacaataaaacaacagctgacatttattttcttcttcttcttcttcatatgTGCCAGTCACATGTGCTACAGGTCACCGCCGAGCCAAACGATCCCACACAAACGCCTCTGTGTTTATAAGGAAACAGCGCCGCGCGGGATTGAAGTGATCGATGATCAATATATCGACCGCGGCGATCAATTTCTGAACTTTAGCCGAAACAGCTTAGCCATGAAGCTTTATGATATCCGGGAATAACTGtgaggatggatggatttttttccGGTTCAATTTAAAGCCGTACTTGgttataattattaattttgacctcgtgctcttaaaaaaatacatttatgatCAAAATCAGGTGAATAAAAGCAGAAAAAGTGAATTAATGTCTTTATATTTTAGGGTTATTTTGGTTTGAGGCCTGTGGCTCACACACAGCAAAATATGTGCTcagaaaagtgtgtgtgagtgtgtgtgtgtacctctcTGGTCAGCTTTTTAATATCTTAACAAAATAACACACCATAAATATCAAACtactgaaaatatattttctattaatgtttattttaggtttaaaaaaacccgcaaaaaatcattttttcagCTGAGTGCAGCATCCAAAGCAACGAGCATTTAATTAACTTGTTTAAACTATAACCTCATTCACAGCATTGATTATAAGTTGTAAAACATCCTTTTCTAAAAAAGCTCCATTTAGCTTTATTAAGGACTTTGTTTGAGCTTTGTCACAGGTGAATTAAAGGAAGAATCTGCCCCTCTGTCTGTGAATATTAAAGTTCTGTTAATGGTTAAAGAAGAAACTGAATAAAACGGATAGAAATTAATATAAATATCTTTATCTTATGATATTTAATTTCTCATTTGTCCTGTAAACTAAATTACTGATGGAATCACAGATGGAGAAGACAAAGAGAGTATTAACACGACAAAGTGGCACAACTGCCTCTcagatttcacacacacacactcacacacacacggacagtCAGATAAAacgggcagcagcagcagatcagCCGCGGTTGAAGAAGCGGATGGTCCACGCATCAATCACCGGTGTagctctgctcctgcagctGACCGAGTGTCCATTTATTTCCGTTAGTTAGTGAGCACAGAGATTAGACACCCACTGtctgcaaaataaataaaaataataataaataatacacaatactacatgaaataaaaaaaagatataggctcattattattattaataataataataataatattagtagtagtagtggtatcAGTATAATAGTtgttgctattattattattattattattattattattattattattattattattattattatttattatcaataataaaataaaaagcattgTAAGAAAGCTCTTTACATTTCGTTacactacatttaaaaaaaaatctaaattattGATTTAATATAAAATCACAGGTGACCCATCTGCCTCACAAGTCACAGTTAGGATATGTGTTatctaattatttattatttatgttaaGGTATAGGCCCCCCACTTTTATCATTTCTAGATAATTTAAAATTAACCTCTTGCTCTGTTACTTTCCTTTGTGATATTCCTATTTCAGTGTGTGATAGAACAAATATAATTAACACAGTATTATTAAGGATGGACAGAGCTGCTCTGAACTTCATCTCTGGACTTGGTGAACTTCGCCCAAACCCAACCAGCGGGCTCCTCTCTCATTGGTCTGCGGCGTTAGGATCCTAACTCACTTTGTGACCTCCTTCACCCCCTCCCCACCtacacccacccacccccccTCACCGGCCTGCGCCACGTCATTAATCTCTGTCAATCAATACTTCGATCAGGTTTATCACTAAGCGCATAAATGCAAAACCATACAGTCCGTGGGAAAACAAAGTTTATCTGTAAGGAACTCCTGCGACCGGAAACTGATACTGACTGTGTTTTATACTCCACGTCAGGCCATCACCTGTCCGCTGATTGTCATGTGTGTGCAGGTACACGCGAGCTGCACGCGTGCGTTTAAACCTCAGATGCACTTTATGAAATATTTACAACTTCACGACACTAAATTGTTGGTATGATGATTTAAACTGTGACATATCCGCTGTGAGGCTTCGTGTTTGCACCGGACGCGTTTTCATCCCAGTGAGGAAGACTATTAAGAAAACTCTGCTCGTACCCGCCCCACATTTTAAATACACAGAGGCGCGCTCCCATCTCTCTGACACGCGGCACAGCCTGCTCTTAGTGGAAGCGCTGTTGGACCAGAGATGAGATATCGCCCTGGAGAGCTCTCGTCCACATGAACGCATAACGCGCTACGGCGCCGCGGAGACGCTCGGTTCTGTACCTTCCGGAACATCAGAACTTATCTGCACCACACTGGATTGATCGGAGACTTTTAATCAATGGATTGGCATTCAAACGGTTTGGTAATTTTATCGCTCCAGGAGGGTTAGGGGGCTACGAGAGAGCGCGCGTCCCTGAGTGAGCGTGAGAGACAGGAGCGAGAGACAGGGGGAGAGGGTGGGGAGGGTGGGACAGGGGAACATATATCCTTTCAGCTATGGAGCTCACCATGGAGAACCTTCACAGCGTCTCCTCGCACTCCCAGGCGGGAGACCTCATGAGCTCCCCGCACGCGCGGCCGTCGCCGTCCCCCAGCTCCGCTCCCCGGAATCTGGTCTCACACGCTCCCGGCGCGCGGTCAGGCATGGTGTCCGGCATGGCCTCGCTCCTGGAGAGCTCCGGTGGGGACTACCGGACAGACCCGTCGTTGGCCGGACACCTGCACCCGTCCATCAGCATGTGCGACACCGGGATGAGCCTTAGTAACACGTACACCACCCTGACCCCTCTGCAGCATCTACCTCCGATATCCACCGTCTCGGATAAGTTTCACCACCCGCACTCACACCACCACGCTGCCGCCCATCAGCGACTCTCCGCCGGGAACGTCAGCGGCAGCTTCACGCTGATGCGGGACGATCACCGGGGGCTCGCCTCCATGAGCAATCTGTACAGTCACTACCCCAAAGAGATGTCCGTGTCCGGCATGGGTCACGGCTCGCTCTCCCCTCTGTCCAGCGGGCTGGGTTCTTTGCACAACTCCCAGCAGCCGCTGTCAGCCTACGGTCCGAACGCGCACCTCTCCACCGACGCCAAGATGCTCTCTCCGGTGTCAGGCTTTGAGTCCCACGCCTCCATGCTGTCCCGAAGTGACCAAGAGCACCTAGCCAGGAGTTTAGGAGGCCACGGCCACGGCATGATCTCAAACCTCAACGGCATGCACCACCACCCGCACAGTCACCTGCACTCCCAGGCGAACGGCGCGGTCATGCTGGGGGACCGGGAGCGGCACGGCCATGGAGCCGGGCAGGGAGTAGCAGGGTCGGGGATGCAGGCGGAGGAAATCAACACAAAAGAAGTGGCTCAGCGGATAACGGCAGAGCTAAAGCGGTACTCCATCCCGCAGGCCATATTCGCCCAGAGGATCTTGAGCCGGTCGCAGGGAACCCTCTCAGACCTGCTACGGAACCCCAAACCCTGGAGTAAGCTCAAGTCAGGCCGAGAGACCTTCAGGAGGATGTGGAAGTGGCTGCAGGAACCAGAGTTTCAGCGGATGTCTGCTCTCCGGCTGGCCGGTAAGATCCTGTCCTTACACTGTTAATATCTCACATTAAAAGTGATCAATCTGAAGTAACAGCCGGTCACCTTCCACCGATATTCCCCAAAATATTATCAGGCACACTAAACTTGCGCGGGGTGACAGATTCAGCACCACGGAGAGCTCAAAACAAAGCGCGGCTTCACCAGTCAAATATCTTTATTCCCTAAAACCTGAAACaaatataaattatttataGCAACAGAAATATGTAACTGTAGTGCATTTAGAGCTCTGCGAAACAAAGATGTTAGTGATTGTTTTGGGGCGTGTACGTGCGTTTACGCGCGCTGTTGCAGACTAAATTTGCAGGTCTATATTTTTGATCGGCACATAGCAAATCGTCATTGATTCACAATAAACCTCGAAATGGTTTCCCTCCCCCCCGACGccttttttctccccctctccctctctccgtgTCCGACTATAAACACACAGCGGTGGTGGGGTTACTGGGCCAACTAGTTGCGCGGGAGAAGCGGGGTGACCCCAGGCTGCCTGATCAATACGCCAGTTCCCACTCTCCCTTTTAAATGTGGCACACGGATCAATACTCGTATCGGAGCTGAAAGACGCAATAACCGCACGGTCTCTCCGGCTTTGCATTTAGTGGGCTACAGTGTAGTAAAGGCTCTAAATTTAGAGCACGAGGCAGGTGTGATGCAGGACAGACGCTTCTCTCGAGCAAAATGTCAGCGTGAATTTCACTGGatttaaaaaactgtaaaacactgATCATAATAAACCCTCACACAGGACATAACTCATATAAATACAGATataaaaaacctttaaaaacatgGCTTCTACTATTAAACTCTGCCTCCAACCCGGCCCACAGTGTATATGACCCCCAGATCCATTTCAAGGCAACAATAAGCTTAAACTGTGGAGATGAAATATTGATTGCAACTGGGATGGGGATTGCTAACAGGGACCAGTAGCCTATAGATAGAGCATATGGAGCATATAGAGTTTGTGATAGTGTAAAAGACAAAGGGTGATAAACATTAATGGGAATTCTGCTCTGCTTTAACTGTAAATAGCTGCATGTGAAGTTATGTGAAGATATTCAGTATCCATATTACAGTGAAATGCATCAGAGCTTTGATACTTCTTTGCAGGTGGATATTGCAATCTGCCACAGTAGATTTATCAGAATCACCACAGTGTTTTTAGACAAGATTTAACACTAGATCAAGTGCCAATAAAAAGCACACTTTCTGCTCTGTTGAATCAGATGGGTTTAAATGAGTTTTCTGACACTGATCAACTGAAGGGATAATTAGAGatataggtgtagatttcaggagGGCTTGCACAGGACATGCCcctcctcaatatttagaacatgtgcatttgttcccGGACTTAAAAACATTACGAGGACTTttgtttttgacaaaattaagacACTGACATGCAGCCTCACCCCCACTATTGAGTGCCAATAAAAAGTATCCACTCTGCCTAGTAGTTTTTATTGAATCAGTTCAATCAGAGAGGAtttaatctgtttgttttttttgacattGAACAACAGAATAGATAGATGACACACAGGTATACAGGCATAAATTTCGGGTGGGGGTGGTGGGGAGAAGGGGACATGCCCCCTTCAGTATTTACGACATGGGCATTTGTCCCctacatgtaattaa includes the following:
- the onecut3b gene encoding one cut domain family member 2 → MELTMENLHSVSSHSQAGDLMSSPHARPSPSPSSAPRNLVSHAPGARSGMVSGMASLLESSGGDYRTDPSLAGHLHPSISMCDTGMSLSNTYTTLTPLQHLPPISTVSDKFHHPHSHHHAAAHQRLSAGNVSGSFTLMRDDHRGLASMSNLYSHYPKEMSVSGMGHGSLSPLSSGLGSLHNSQQPLSAYGPNAHLSTDAKMLSPVSGFESHASMLSRSDQEHLARSLGGHGHGMISNLNGMHHHPHSHLHSQANGAVMLGDRERHGHGAGQGVAGSGMQAEEINTKEVAQRITAELKRYSIPQAIFAQRILSRSQGTLSDLLRNPKPWSKLKSGRETFRRMWKWLQEPEFQRMSALRLAACKRKEEDRGRERNQVPKKQRLVFTDLQRRTLVAIFRENRRPSKEMQITISQQLGLELSTVSNFFMNSRRRCTDRWDTEELSHGVHGGHGHAHTPHGNSNNNSSPIQPGTSSAATFSKA